In Hymenobacter aquaticus, a single window of DNA contains:
- a CDS encoding acyl-CoA thioesterase, whose translation MTEPFKPEFRPVSYSRVTLTELMIPAYANFGGKIHGGILLSLMDKVAYAAASKHAGNYCVTVSVDGVNFLQPVEVGELVSLLASVNYVGRTSLLVGIKVIAEDVRTGLVKHTNTCYFTMVAKDDAGKPTVVPGLTLETPEDSRRFLEAIKRREFRERHKAEFDNAVSALAVHQELYLLQQERCQIVY comes from the coding sequence ATGACTGAACCTTTCAAACCCGAGTTCCGCCCGGTGTCTTACTCACGGGTCACGCTGACCGAGCTGATGATTCCTGCCTACGCCAATTTCGGTGGCAAGATCCACGGCGGCATTCTGCTTTCGCTCATGGACAAAGTAGCGTACGCGGCGGCCTCTAAACACGCCGGCAATTACTGCGTCACGGTCAGTGTAGATGGCGTCAACTTCCTGCAGCCGGTCGAGGTGGGCGAGCTGGTTTCGCTGCTGGCCTCCGTGAACTACGTGGGGCGCACCTCGCTCTTAGTAGGCATCAAAGTCATTGCGGAGGACGTGCGCACCGGGCTGGTAAAACATACCAACACCTGCTACTTCACGATGGTCGCGAAGGACGATGCCGGGAAGCCCACCGTCGTTCCCGGCCTTACCCTGGAGACGCCCGAAGACAGCCGCCGCTTTTTGGAAGCCATCAAAAGACGGGAGTTTCGGGAGCGGCACAAGGCCGAGTTCGACAATGCGGTATCCGCGTTGGCCGTGCACCAAGAGCTGTATCTATTGCAGCAGGAACGGTGTCAGATTGTCTACTGA
- a CDS encoding helix-turn-helix domain-containing protein, protein MPHQGEILQESIKNSGISITRIVEELGITRPTIYRKFKEETLDYGFVKRIGEIIGHDFSNDFTSLQQTALSFTPTAVTNNPINNVTTRVNVLQQGESDPIKQLMALQTKYIALLEAHNELLMKVYGPK, encoded by the coding sequence ATGCCACACCAGGGCGAAATCCTTCAGGAATCCATCAAAAACAGCGGTATTTCTATTACGCGCATCGTGGAGGAGCTGGGTATTACACGTCCTACTATCTACCGTAAGTTTAAAGAGGAGACGCTTGATTACGGTTTTGTAAAGCGTATCGGGGAAATAATCGGACACGACTTCTCCAATGATTTTACTTCGTTACAACAAACCGCGTTGTCCTTTACACCTACCGCTGTAACAAACAATCCGATTAACAATGTTACAACCCGTGTAAATGTGTTACAGCAGGGAGAGTCTGATCCAATTAAGCAGCTTATGGCGTTACAAACTAAGTATATAGCCTTGCTTGAAGCCCACAATGAGCTACTGATGAAAGTGTACGGCCCTAAATGA
- a CDS encoding glycerophosphodiester phosphodiesterase family protein has product MPDPFFPRPQIHGHRGCRGLFPENTLPAFQHAVALGIDVLELDVVVSADGQVVVSHEPWFSATICRLPTGEKIPAEQEHYYNIYQLPYAQIRQFDCGLTRHPGFPRQQNVPACKPLLREVIQSVEAQAARLGRPPLCYSIEVKTEPGGDGVFHPAPASFVPLVLAVAEEEGVAARVTLLSFDLRVLRVARPLLPALSLCLLIEGEARPLAEYVTELGFVPEVLGPDYHLLTPALSQAAHDLGMQLVPWTVNDADLMRQLIGAGITGITTDYPDLMLAVVNDRL; this is encoded by the coding sequence ATGCCTGATCCTTTCTTTCCTCGCCCCCAGATTCACGGCCACCGGGGCTGCCGGGGCTTATTTCCCGAGAATACGTTGCCCGCTTTTCAGCATGCCGTAGCGCTGGGCATTGACGTGCTGGAACTGGATGTCGTCGTTTCGGCCGACGGCCAGGTGGTCGTGTCGCACGAGCCCTGGTTTTCCGCTACCATCTGCCGGCTTCCCACCGGGGAAAAGATCCCGGCAGAGCAGGAGCACTACTACAACATTTACCAGCTGCCCTACGCCCAGATCCGGCAGTTCGATTGTGGTTTGACCCGGCATCCGGGCTTCCCGCGGCAGCAGAATGTACCGGCCTGCAAGCCCTTGCTGCGGGAGGTAATCCAGAGCGTGGAGGCTCAGGCGGCCCGCCTCGGACGACCACCGTTGTGCTACAGCATCGAAGTGAAAACCGAGCCTGGCGGCGACGGTGTCTTTCACCCGGCTCCTGCTTCTTTCGTGCCGCTGGTGCTGGCGGTAGCGGAGGAGGAGGGAGTGGCTGCGCGGGTCACCTTGCTCTCCTTCGATCTGCGCGTGCTGCGGGTAGCCCGGCCGCTCCTGCCGGCGCTGTCCCTGTGCCTACTGATAGAAGGGGAGGCCCGGCCACTGGCAGAGTACGTCACTGAACTCGGATTCGTGCCCGAGGTGCTGGGTCCCGATTACCATCTGCTCACGCCGGCGCTGAGCCAGGCGGCGCATGATCTGGGCATGCAGCTAGTGCCCTGGACGGTCAACGACGCGGACCTCATGCGCCAGCTGATTGGGGCTGGTATTACAGGCATCACCACCGACTACCCAGACCTGATGCTGGCGGTAGTGAATGACCGGTTGTAA
- a CDS encoding DUF2939 domain-containing protein, whose product MKKIVLLLLLAALGIGGYLYYRSLTTGPEYSLMQAAKATQDHDMTAFERYVDVNSVTGSLVDQVTAQSSVLGMLNPGSFAFKGALRLLKPQLAKAAHKEVQNYVETGSLEAAAAAQPERVVKVSLAGLASKVVSTDSKFKDIKYVNEQNGQALVGIEITQPKYDTTMVIEVKMQDKGDYWQVKEITNTGELLKHVARLEKDRLLKRD is encoded by the coding sequence ATGAAAAAGATTGTTCTCCTACTGCTGTTGGCCGCGTTGGGAATCGGCGGCTACCTGTACTACCGCAGCCTTACCACCGGACCAGAATATTCGCTGATGCAGGCGGCCAAAGCCACCCAGGACCACGACATGACGGCCTTTGAGCGCTACGTGGACGTGAACAGCGTGACGGGCAGCCTCGTCGACCAGGTGACGGCCCAGAGCTCGGTGCTGGGCATGCTCAATCCGGGCTCGTTTGCTTTTAAAGGCGCCCTGCGTCTGCTCAAGCCCCAGCTGGCGAAGGCGGCCCACAAAGAGGTGCAGAACTACGTGGAGACCGGCTCGCTGGAAGCCGCCGCCGCCGCGCAGCCGGAGCGGGTCGTGAAAGTATCGTTGGCCGGGCTGGCCAGCAAAGTGGTGAGCACCGACAGCAAGTTCAAGGACATCAAATACGTGAACGAGCAGAATGGCCAGGCGCTGGTGGGCATCGAAATCACCCAGCCCAAGTACGACACCACGATGGTGATTGAGGTGAAGATGCAGGACAAGGGCGACTACTGGCAGGTAAAGGAAATCACCAATACGGGCGAGCTGCTGAAGCACGTAGCCCGGCTGGAAAAAGACCGGCTGCTGAAGCGCGACTAA
- a CDS encoding PLD nuclease N-terminal domain-containing protein, which yields MNKIAALANRLPVTALLLSFLAFLSSCSGRRSDGSLTIFGVAYLIVAVLAVLSLIKQDWSIGKKIIWGLIIWFFPFGGSIIYFLFSGRK from the coding sequence ATGAACAAGATTGCTGCTCTCGCCAACCGGCTGCCGGTTACTGCCCTGCTTCTTTCCTTCCTGGCGTTCCTTTCCAGCTGCTCGGGTCGTCGCTCCGACGGCTCCCTGACCATCTTCGGCGTCGCCTACCTGATTGTTGCCGTGTTGGCCGTGCTCAGCCTGATCAAGCAGGACTGGTCCATCGGTAAGAAAATTATCTGGGGCCTTATCATCTGGTTTTTCCCGTTCGGGGGCTCCATCATCTACTTCCTGTTTTCAGGGCGTAAGTAG
- a CDS encoding rhomboid family intramembrane serine protease, whose translation MLNLNAPFVLLILTAGISIYAWSNQELMESWILNPLRMRRNGEWYRLLTSGFLHADWMHLIFNMIAFYSFGQVVQDTLVMNSGTTVGLLQFLAIYLGGIIVSDLPTYFRHRSDPDYRSLGASGGVAAVLFASILFNPVGGEGQGIIIFPIPFPIKPFIFGFLYLGYSYYMGRRRGDNINHDAHFYGALYGIILTLMFLPEAAPHFWSEIQRFVF comes from the coding sequence ATGCTGAACCTCAATGCCCCCTTTGTTCTCCTTATCCTCACGGCCGGCATCTCCATCTACGCCTGGTCCAACCAGGAGCTGATGGAAAGCTGGATTCTCAACCCCCTGCGGATGCGCCGCAACGGCGAATGGTACCGCCTGCTCACTTCCGGCTTCCTGCACGCCGACTGGATGCACCTTATCTTCAACATGATTGCCTTTTACTCCTTCGGGCAGGTCGTGCAGGATACGCTGGTGATGAACAGTGGCACCACCGTCGGCCTGCTGCAGTTTCTGGCCATCTACCTCGGTGGCATCATCGTTTCGGATCTGCCCACCTACTTCCGCCACCGCTCCGACCCCGACTACCGCAGCCTGGGCGCTTCCGGGGGCGTGGCGGCCGTGCTGTTTGCCAGCATCCTGTTCAATCCCGTGGGCGGCGAAGGGCAGGGCATTATCATCTTCCCGATTCCGTTTCCTATCAAGCCCTTCATCTTCGGCTTCCTCTACCTGGGCTATTCCTACTACATGGGCCGGCGGCGCGGCGACAATATCAACCACGACGCTCACTTCTACGGCGCCCTCTATGGTATCATTCTGACGCTCATGTTCTTACCGGAGGCTGCCCCGCATTTCTGGAGCGAAATTCAGCGGTTTGTATTTTAA
- a CDS encoding polyprenyl synthetase family protein: protein MNLSYFSDKITAALAQQRYGEAPEALYEPIRYIMALGGKRIRPLLTLLGAHLFTDDLDPILKPALGTEVFHNFTLLHDDIMDQAPLRRGQPTVHEKWNANVAILSGDVMLVRAYELFLDVRPELLATVLRKFSQTAAEVCEGQQWDMNFETEGQVSIGQYLDMIRLKTAVLLGFCLELGALLGGASPEAADHLRQFGTDIGLAFQLRDDLLDVYGDAATFGKRVGGDIVSDKKTFLLLTAQAQAGPEQRATLARHIGQPVPDADAKVQAVRAIYDQLGIRPQTEDLINQYFQDALQHLERVSVAAERKEPLRRLALQLMEREN from the coding sequence GTGAACCTGTCTTACTTCTCCGATAAAATCACCGCTGCCCTGGCGCAGCAGCGCTACGGCGAGGCCCCCGAGGCCCTCTACGAGCCCATCCGCTACATCATGGCTCTGGGCGGTAAGCGCATCCGACCCCTGCTCACGCTGCTGGGTGCCCACCTCTTCACTGACGACCTCGACCCCATCCTCAAGCCGGCCCTGGGCACCGAGGTCTTCCACAATTTCACCCTGCTCCACGACGACATCATGGATCAGGCCCCGTTGCGCCGCGGCCAGCCCACGGTGCACGAAAAGTGGAACGCCAACGTGGCCATCCTCAGCGGCGACGTGATGCTGGTGCGGGCCTACGAGCTGTTTCTGGACGTGCGCCCCGAACTGCTGGCCACCGTGCTGCGCAAGTTCAGCCAGACGGCCGCCGAGGTCTGCGAGGGCCAGCAGTGGGACATGAACTTCGAGACGGAAGGGCAGGTCAGCATCGGGCAGTACCTGGATATGATTCGGCTGAAGACGGCCGTGCTGCTGGGCTTCTGCCTGGAGCTGGGTGCCCTGCTCGGTGGCGCTTCCCCGGAAGCGGCCGACCACCTGCGCCAGTTCGGCACCGACATCGGCCTGGCCTTCCAGCTCCGCGACGACCTGCTCGACGTCTACGGCGACGCGGCCACCTTCGGCAAGCGCGTCGGCGGCGACATCGTCTCGGACAAGAAAACCTTTCTGCTGCTCACCGCCCAGGCCCAGGCCGGCCCCGAGCAGCGCGCTACGCTGGCCCGGCACATCGGCCAGCCCGTGCCCGATGCCGACGCCAAGGTGCAGGCCGTGCGGGCCATCTACGACCAGCTCGGCATCCGGCCCCAGACCGAAGACCTCATCAACCAATACTTCCAGGATGCCTTGCAGCACCTCGAGCGGGTGTCAGTAGCCGCCGAGCGCAAAGAGCCGCTCCGCCGCCTGGCGCTGCAGCTAATGGAGCGTGAAAACTAA
- a CDS encoding TonB family protein: MLLPLHTQLLGATLFLLPVAATAQHSYNRWEAQPPAPVAKPARPAATPSPARRTEVVTVVSTADSAAIATGKVSRVERVEIMPEFPGGSYNYQHYVRKNLKRPKGPRQTGVVQVTFTVLKSGAVADAHVKPGNGIDAAHDAAAVDLMSKAPRFTPGRREGGIADMEVTYPVEFR; the protein is encoded by the coding sequence ATGCTGCTACCCTTACACACCCAGTTGCTCGGCGCGACGCTATTTCTGCTGCCGGTTGCCGCCACGGCCCAGCATTCCTACAATCGCTGGGAAGCCCAGCCGCCGGCCCCGGTAGCCAAGCCCGCCAGGCCCGCTGCTACCCCATCACCCGCCCGCCGCACCGAAGTAGTCACGGTAGTCAGTACTGCTGATTCGGCGGCTATAGCAACCGGCAAAGTGAGCCGAGTAGAACGGGTGGAGATAATGCCGGAATTTCCGGGTGGCAGCTATAACTACCAGCACTACGTTCGCAAAAACCTAAAGCGGCCCAAAGGCCCCCGGCAAACTGGGGTAGTGCAAGTCACGTTTACCGTGCTGAAATCGGGGGCGGTGGCCGATGCCCACGTAAAACCCGGCAACGGAATTGATGCCGCCCACGATGCCGCGGCAGTTGACCTGATGAGCAAAGCACCCCGGTTTACGCCGGGCCGGCGGGAAGGTGGAATTGCTGATATGGAAGTAACCTACCCGGTGGAGTTTCGCTGA
- the rnr gene encoding ribonuclease R gives MKKKDESEAPRASAKASRAPKAAPAPVTKSLVYRIFADNPGKVFSYRQLSRRLGVTTKEQREDVFIHLKTLRNSGQLTHLQNDDYRLSDPEAQKVQPLAAERPDHGKKVVKGGRPVEAEFGNDPIVRRRRTQGFDEPGDGQPAPGHTPYRERGQPGSDTITGTVALATSQYAFVISEESETDVRVFTDRLKFAMQGDTVRIRLRGQRDGRPVGDVVEVVNRVKTEIVGQLKLQGGFGFVSPDHRKLYFDVFVPYEALHGANDGEKVLVSITEWPEDSTRHPVGEIVRSFGPAGQNEAEINAIMAEFGLPFEFPADVEEESEAIPDRISEEEIARRRDFRPITTFTIDPADAKDFDDALSIQKLENGHWEIGVHIADVTHYVTPGTELEREAKHRATSVYLVDRVIPMLPERLSNGVCSLRPHEDKLTFSAVFELDEKGKLYDSWFGKTIIHSDRRFSYEEAQERIESGEGDYAAEIVLMNDMAKKICAERFRKGAISFETQEVKFRLDENGKPLGVYVKERKDAHKMIEEFMLMANRKVAEFVYKLKKTNPRFTMVYRVHDAPDADRLQNFALFAQKFGHTLDLTNPKKLSTELNDLSMEVVGRPEQNVIQTLAVRTMSKAKYTTEPMGHFGLAFEHYSHFTSPIRRYPDMMAHRLLEHYLQGGKNVKVEPVEEECKHSSEREKLAANAERASIKYKQVEFMADVIGEQFKGVVSGLTEWGLYVEIEENKCEGMIRLSDLPGDFYELDKDNYRLIGQRNKKIIQFGDEIQVVVKAANLLDRTIDFEVVDNRPDHEKSREKDERRNSRGGDRSDRSRGPRGEKPGGGRGPGGKGGGRSGGGDKRRR, from the coding sequence ATGAAGAAAAAAGACGAATCCGAGGCTCCCCGCGCTTCCGCGAAAGCCTCCCGCGCGCCCAAAGCCGCGCCTGCCCCAGTAACGAAAAGCCTGGTGTACCGCATTTTTGCCGACAACCCCGGCAAAGTATTTTCCTACCGTCAACTCTCGCGCCGCCTGGGCGTGACCACCAAGGAGCAGCGCGAAGACGTGTTCATTCACCTCAAAACCCTGCGCAACTCCGGCCAGCTGACCCACCTCCAGAACGACGATTACCGCCTCTCCGACCCCGAAGCCCAGAAGGTGCAGCCCCTGGCCGCCGAGCGCCCCGACCACGGCAAGAAGGTCGTGAAGGGTGGCCGCCCCGTGGAAGCCGAGTTCGGCAACGACCCCATCGTGCGCCGCCGCCGTACCCAGGGCTTCGACGAGCCCGGCGACGGGCAGCCCGCGCCCGGCCACACGCCCTACCGGGAGCGGGGTCAGCCCGGCTCCGATACCATCACCGGCACCGTAGCCCTGGCCACCAGCCAGTACGCCTTCGTCATCTCGGAGGAAAGTGAAACCGACGTGCGCGTCTTCACCGACCGCCTCAAGTTTGCCATGCAGGGCGACACCGTCCGCATCCGCCTGCGCGGGCAGCGCGACGGCCGCCCCGTGGGCGACGTGGTGGAAGTGGTGAACCGGGTCAAAACCGAAATCGTGGGCCAGCTCAAGCTGCAGGGCGGCTTCGGCTTCGTCTCGCCCGACCACCGCAAGCTTTACTTCGACGTGTTCGTGCCCTACGAGGCCTTGCACGGTGCCAACGACGGCGAGAAGGTGCTGGTCAGCATCACCGAGTGGCCCGAGGACAGCACCCGCCACCCCGTGGGCGAAATCGTGCGCAGCTTCGGGCCGGCTGGTCAGAACGAGGCCGAGATTAACGCCATCATGGCCGAGTTCGGCCTGCCCTTCGAATTCCCGGCCGACGTGGAGGAAGAGTCCGAAGCCATTCCCGACCGGATTTCCGAGGAGGAAATTGCCAGGCGCCGCGACTTCCGCCCCATCACCACCTTCACCATCGACCCGGCCGACGCCAAGGACTTCGACGATGCCCTCAGCATTCAGAAGCTGGAGAACGGGCACTGGGAAATCGGCGTGCACATTGCCGACGTGACCCACTACGTGACGCCCGGCACCGAGCTGGAGCGTGAAGCCAAGCACCGCGCCACCTCCGTCTACCTCGTCGACCGGGTAATTCCGATGCTGCCCGAGCGCCTCTCCAACGGCGTCTGCTCGCTGCGGCCCCACGAAGACAAGCTCACGTTTTCGGCCGTGTTTGAGCTCGACGAGAAAGGCAAGCTCTACGACTCGTGGTTTGGCAAAACCATCATTCACTCCGACCGCCGCTTCAGCTACGAGGAGGCCCAGGAGCGTATCGAAAGCGGGGAGGGCGACTACGCCGCCGAAATCGTGCTGATGAACGACATGGCCAAGAAGATCTGCGCCGAGCGGTTCCGCAAGGGCGCCATCAGCTTCGAAACCCAGGAAGTGAAGTTCCGCCTCGACGAGAACGGCAAGCCCCTGGGCGTGTATGTGAAGGAGCGCAAGGACGCCCATAAGATGATTGAGGAGTTCATGCTGATGGCCAACCGCAAGGTGGCCGAGTTCGTGTACAAGCTCAAGAAAACCAACCCGCGCTTCACGATGGTGTACCGCGTGCACGACGCGCCCGACGCCGACCGGCTCCAGAACTTCGCCCTCTTCGCCCAGAAGTTTGGCCACACCCTGGACCTGACGAACCCGAAAAAGCTCAGCACCGAGCTCAACGATTTGTCGATGGAAGTGGTGGGCCGCCCCGAGCAGAACGTCATCCAGACCCTGGCCGTGCGTACCATGTCCAAGGCCAAGTACACCACCGAGCCGATGGGCCACTTTGGCCTGGCCTTCGAGCACTACTCGCACTTCACCTCGCCCATCCGCCGCTACCCCGACATGATGGCCCACCGCCTGCTGGAACACTACCTGCAGGGCGGCAAAAACGTGAAGGTGGAGCCCGTGGAAGAAGAGTGCAAGCACTCCTCCGAGCGCGAGAAGCTGGCCGCCAATGCCGAGCGCGCCAGCATCAAGTACAAGCAGGTCGAGTTCATGGCCGACGTGATTGGCGAGCAGTTCAAGGGCGTCGTCTCGGGCCTGACCGAGTGGGGCCTCTACGTCGAAATCGAGGAGAACAAGTGCGAAGGTATGATCCGCCTGAGTGATTTGCCCGGTGACTTCTACGAGCTCGACAAGGACAACTACCGCCTCATCGGGCAGCGCAACAAGAAGATCATCCAGTTCGGCGACGAAATCCAAGTGGTCGTAAAAGCCGCCAACCTGCTCGACCGCACCATCGACTTCGAGGTAGTGGACAACCGCCCCGATCATGAGAAAAGCCGGGAGAAAGACGAGCGCCGCAACAGCCGCGGCGGCGACCGTTCGGACCGCAGCCGTGGCCCGCGCGGCGAGAAGCCCGGCGGTGGCCGCGGCCCGGGCGGCAAAGGTGGCGGCCGCAGCGGCGGCGGTGATAAGCGCCGACGGTAG
- a CDS encoding ABC transporter ATP-binding protein: MPEPILSVRNLTIDFRSHRGDVRAVQDVSFDLHRGETVAIVGESGSGKSVTSLALMGLIPMPPGRITSGTARFHSEALGEVDLLQLPDQQLQKVRGNDISMIFQEPMTSLNPVYTCGSQVVEALRLHTSLSQKEAEVRTVELFRMAQLPRPEKILTAYPHEISGGQKQRVMIAMAMACNPAILIADEPTTALDVTVQARMLQLIDELRRQHNTAVLFITHDLGVVAEIADRILVMYRGRVVEQGRVLDIFTNPQHPYTKGLLACRPKLSVGKERLPVVADFMTEDAAGNLVEKLVRSTPESSTIGVTAASDNISIETTKTFPVEQNEAILAGETRGEVLNAELAAQASSAALATSPDPLLRVENLNVHFPIRKGFFNRKPEFVRAVDGVSFDIFRGETVGLVGESGCGKTTLGRALLRLVEPTAGRILFEETDLAKLPAGELRRRRKEFQMVFQDPYAALNPMLTVGEAILEPMRVHHVGGTKQEQKARVLELLRTVGLKEEHYLRYPHEFSGGQRQRICIARALALQPKCIVCDESVSALDVSVQAQVLNLLNQLKRDFGITYLFITHDLSVARFMSDRLLVMSQGQIVESGPAAEVYANPRHDYTKQLLAAIPKDEPSDIRAAVARRAVEV; the protein is encoded by the coding sequence GTGCCCGAACCCATCCTGTCCGTCCGCAACCTGACCATCGACTTCCGTTCCCACCGCGGCGACGTGCGGGCCGTGCAGGACGTGTCTTTCGACCTGCACCGGGGCGAAACCGTGGCCATCGTGGGCGAATCGGGCTCGGGCAAGTCCGTCACCTCCCTGGCTTTAATGGGCCTGATTCCCATGCCGCCCGGCCGCATTACCAGCGGCACGGCCCGGTTTCACTCCGAGGCGCTGGGCGAAGTCGATTTGCTCCAGCTCCCGGATCAGCAGCTGCAGAAGGTGCGCGGCAACGACATCAGCATGATTTTTCAGGAGCCGATGACGAGCCTGAACCCGGTCTACACCTGCGGCAGCCAGGTGGTGGAAGCGTTGCGCCTGCACACTTCGCTCAGCCAAAAGGAAGCCGAGGTCCGCACCGTGGAGCTGTTTCGCATGGCCCAGCTGCCCCGCCCCGAGAAAATCCTGACGGCGTATCCCCACGAAATCAGCGGGGGCCAGAAGCAGCGCGTGATGATTGCCATGGCCATGGCCTGCAACCCAGCCATCCTCATTGCCGACGAGCCCACCACCGCCCTCGACGTGACGGTGCAGGCCCGCATGCTGCAGCTCATCGACGAGCTGCGCCGGCAGCACAACACCGCCGTGCTCTTCATCACCCACGACCTGGGCGTAGTGGCCGAAATTGCCGACCGGATTCTGGTCATGTACCGGGGCCGGGTGGTGGAGCAGGGCCGGGTGCTCGACATCTTCACCAACCCCCAGCACCCCTACACCAAGGGCCTGCTGGCCTGCCGCCCCAAGCTCTCGGTGGGGAAGGAGCGCCTGCCCGTCGTGGCCGATTTTATGACCGAGGACGCTGCGGGCAACCTCGTGGAAAAACTCGTCCGTTCCACGCCCGAAAGCTCAACTATTGGCGTAACTGCTGCCTCTGATAACATTTCTATTGAAACCACCAAAACGTTCCCCGTGGAACAAAATGAGGCAATTTTGGCCGGCGAAACCAGGGGAGAGGTGCTGAATGCAGAACTCGCCGCCCAGGCTTCAAGCGCTGCTTTAGCCACAAGCCCCGACCCGCTCTTACGCGTTGAAAACCTGAACGTCCACTTTCCCATCCGCAAGGGCTTCTTCAACCGCAAGCCCGAGTTCGTGCGGGCCGTCGACGGCGTCAGCTTCGACATCTTCCGGGGTGAAACCGTGGGGCTGGTGGGCGAGTCGGGCTGCGGCAAGACCACGCTGGGCCGGGCGCTTTTGCGGCTGGTGGAACCAACGGCCGGCCGCATTCTGTTCGAAGAGACGGACCTGGCCAAGCTGCCCGCCGGCGAGCTGCGCAGACGGCGCAAGGAATTTCAGATGGTATTCCAGGACCCGTACGCGGCCCTGAACCCGATGCTGACCGTGGGCGAAGCCATTCTGGAGCCGATGCGGGTGCACCACGTGGGCGGCACCAAGCAGGAGCAGAAGGCGCGGGTGCTGGAGCTGCTCCGCACCGTGGGCTTGAAGGAAGAGCACTACCTGCGCTACCCGCACGAATTCTCGGGCGGTCAGCGCCAGCGCATCTGCATTGCCCGCGCCCTGGCGTTGCAGCCCAAGTGCATCGTCTGCGACGAGTCGGTGTCGGCCCTCGACGTATCGGTGCAGGCCCAGGTGCTGAACTTGCTCAACCAGCTCAAGCGCGACTTCGGCATCACCTACCTCTTCATCACCCACGATTTGTCGGTGGCCCGCTTCATGTCCGACCGGCTCCTGGTCATGAGCCAGGGGCAGATAGTAGAAAGCGGCCCGGCCGCCGAAGTCTACGCCAACCCCCGGCACGACTACACCAAGCAGCTGCTGGCCGCCATTCCCAAAGACGAGCCCAGCGACATTCGCGCCGCCGTAGCCCGCCGGGCCGTGGAGGTGTAG
- a CDS encoding lipoprotein signal peptidase: protein MKYWKYYLLAVLVIVIDQLSKWAVHTYMQPGMAGEIPLIGDWAKLHYTLNPGMAFGVELPPPYGKILLTSFRLLAMVGISYYIYKLWARRAATGFIACVALILGGAVGNLIDSIFYGKIYDNAPFGAPTPWFHGQVIDMLYVDIYEGFLPANWPLVGGTHVSLWPIFNIADSAIFIGVMLILFNQNRFFAEERAVEAAPEVPRRDAETSEVA, encoded by the coding sequence ATGAAGTACTGGAAATACTACCTGCTGGCTGTGCTGGTCATCGTCATCGACCAACTCTCGAAGTGGGCCGTGCATACCTATATGCAGCCCGGTATGGCCGGCGAAATCCCGCTGATTGGCGACTGGGCCAAGCTGCACTACACGCTGAACCCCGGCATGGCTTTCGGCGTGGAGCTGCCGCCGCCCTACGGCAAAATCCTGCTGACCAGCTTCCGCTTGCTGGCGATGGTGGGCATCAGCTACTACATCTACAAGCTCTGGGCCCGCCGGGCCGCCACGGGCTTCATTGCCTGCGTCGCCCTGATTCTGGGCGGGGCCGTGGGCAACCTGATTGACTCGATTTTCTACGGTAAAATCTACGATAATGCCCCGTTTGGCGCGCCCACGCCCTGGTTTCACGGCCAGGTAATCGACATGCTCTACGTCGACATCTACGAAGGCTTTTTGCCCGCCAACTGGCCCCTGGTCGGCGGTACGCACGTGTCGCTGTGGCCCATTTTCAACATTGCCGATTCGGCCATCTTTATCGGGGTAATGCTGATTCTGTTCAACCAGAACCGGTTTTTCGCCGAAGAGCGGGCCGTCGAAGCCGCCCCCGAGGTGCCCCGCCGCGACGCGGAAACGTCGGAAGTAGCGTAA